From a single Papaver somniferum cultivar HN1 unplaced genomic scaffold, ASM357369v1 unplaced-scaffold_19, whole genome shotgun sequence genomic region:
- the LOC113338743 gene encoding cyclin-dependent kinase F-1-like encodes MDAPSGSWSIYSRKEITQRYEILERVGYGAYSDVYKARRLSDNLIVALKEIHDYQSAFREIEALQMLQNSPNVITLLEYFWQENEDAVLVLEFLRTDLASVIKEAKKNWETGLSVGEIKRWMLQILLGIDACHRSSIVHRDLKPANLLISEDGVLKLADFGQSRILLEPCIENMDNIPPEQNSPTDEWVLQQQPETTLATEKSQPEGVESDERETISKEDYLRELDRIKVKDPEDGTDKDPNIHDGNTSCFATGTASDPEDDPFKNSYTYEVEEHGSGDLTSCVGTRWFKAPELLYGAVKYGQEIDLWSLGCIFAELFSLEPLFPGTSDIDQLSRIINVLGNLSEETWPGCVKLPDYGKIFFNDNKTPMGIQVCLPNRSADEVRLVQKLVTYNPASRATAMEFLQDNYFREEPLPAPVNELRVPLTNSGQDEGSQREWYNMDVDSDSDFDEFSRVDVSNTDTGFSIRFP; translated from the exons ATGGATGCTCCTTCTGGAAGCTGGAGCATCTACAGCCGGAAAGAGATAACTCAACGTTATGAAATCCTGGAGCGAGTTGGTTATGGTGCTTACTCTGATGTCTACAAGGCTCGTCGTCTTTCTGACAATCTCATTGTTGCTCTCAAGGAGATTCATGACTACCAAAGTGCTTTTAGAGAGATCGAAGCTCTTCAGATGCTCCAAAACTCCCCAAACGTTATTACTCTCCTTGAGTACTTTTGGCAGGAAAATGAGGACGCTGTTCTTGTTCTTGAATTCCTTAGGACTGATCTTGCCTCTGTGATCAAAGAAGCTAAGAAGAATTGGGAAACTGGACTCTCTGTAGGCGAGATCAAGCGGTGGATGCTTCAGATCTTGCTTGGTATCGATGCTTGCCATAGGAGTTCAATTGTTCACCGAGATCTTAAGCCTGCAAATCTTTTGATTTCAGAGGATGGTGTCTTAAAGTTGGCAGATTTTGGACAG TCAAGGATCCTTTTGGAGCCATGTATTGAAAATATGGACAACATTCCTCCCGAGCAAAATTCACCAACAGATGAGTGGGTTCTTCAACAGCAACCTGAAACTACTTTGGCTACAGAGAAGTCACAGCCAGAAGGTGTCGAAAGTGATGAGCGAGAAACTATCAGTAAAGAAGATTATTTGCGAGAACTAGATCGTATAAAAGTTAAGGATCCTGAGGATGGAACTGACAAAGATCCTAATATTCATGATGGAAATACATCTTGCTTTGCTACTGGAACAGCAAGTGATCCCGAAGATGATCCATTCAAGAATTCTTATACGTATGAGGTTGAAGAACATGGATCTGGTGATCTTACTTCCTGTGTGGGAACTCGTTGGTTTAAAGCCCCTGAATTACTATATGGAGCAGTTAAATATGGGCAGGAAATAGATTTGTGGTCGTTGGGTTGCATTTTCGCTGAGCTGTTCAGTCTGGAACCACTTTTTCCTGGAACTTCAGATATTGATCAACTTAGTAGGATCATCAATGTTTTGGGAAACTTATCTGAGGAAACCTGGCCCGGATGCGTGAAACTTCCTGattatgggaaaatctttttCAATGATAACAAAACCCCGATGGGTATACAAGTATGTCTTCCAAACCGATCAGCTGATGAAGTCCGCCTCGTTCAGAAGCTAGTCACTTATAATCCAGCTAGCAGAGCTACCGCAATGGAATTTCTGCAGGACAATTATTTTAGGGAAGAGCCTCTACCAGCCCCAGTAAATGAACTCAGGGTTCCTTTAACAAACAGTGGGCAAGATGAGGGTTCCCAACGAGAGTGGTACAACATGGATGTGGATTCAGATTCAGATTTTGATGAGTTTAGCCGTGTGGATGTTTCCAACACTGATACAGGATTCTCTATTCGGTTTCCTTGA
- the LOC113338856 gene encoding uncharacterized protein LOC113338856, whose product MAGAVSKEDERAGAEIVYGPEACYNQTMEFFQELGFPKGVLPLKDLVECGRVPETGFVWMKQKTPYEHFFESTSTRVSYSIEVTAYVEKNKMRKMTGVKSKQMFMWVPITEMIINENPAKKKIYFKTPMGIGRSFPITAFMTDEEKEKFLLENNVIT is encoded by the coding sequence ATGGCAGGTGCTGTGTCCAAGGAAGATGAGCGAGCCGGTGCTGAAATTGTATATGGTCCTGAAGCATGCTACAATCAGACAATGGAATTTTTTCAGGAGCTTGGGTTTCCAAAAGGGGTACTTCCACTGAAAGATCTTGTAGAATGTGGACGAGTTCCAGAGACGGGTTTTGTTTGGATGAAACAGAAAACCCCGTATGAACATTTCTTTGAATCCACAAGTACTCGCGTAAGTTACTCTATTGAAGTTACGGCTTACGTCGAGAAAAACAAGATGAGGAAAATGACTGGCGTCAAAAGCAAACAAATGTTCATGTGGGTACCGATTACTGAAATGATTATTAATGAAAATCCAGCTAAAAAGAAGATTTATTTCAAGACACCCATGGGAATCGGACGTTCGTTCCCAATTACGGCGTTCATGACTGACGAAGAGAAGGAGAAGTTTTTGCTGGAGAACAATGTCATTACTTGA
- the LOC113338855 gene encoding F-box protein At4g22280-like, translating to MDFVDGTLHRHASNVEKFFLHRGVELNESRVHSWICSAIKGNVKEIKLYLDQEHPLFIPLSLFTCESLISLQLQTYPSIRLPKYISFPRLKCLEIADFVFSDRSWNEELFSNSPVLEELILDHCKYRIRNFCISIPTLKLLRIDRDFTLNDLNDCALKIDAPSLVTFTYSANVAKQYVLSSFPTLVEAVVCLDSPNNLAEISRLLQALAHVKCLTVNDLTLQAICSAYDLSNNLLTFCNVKMLKISDILTTDQGLIALLKAVPTLESLEFVEYFSDEEENSEVDEDGNDDAEGDGNDDNEDEGDVSDTDSWPLDIVTTGCLFPHLESVCFREIVGNPRELRWVKLILRNAKAWEMMTIRYYNTDLHFVNAKSEKELMVDIPSFPRASAESMTWKSTATGT from the exons ATGGATTTTGTTGATGGAACATTGCATCGTCATGCGTCAAATGTAGAAAAGTTCTTTCTCCACAGGGGTGTCGAGTTGAATGAATCTCGGGTTCATTCTTGGATCTGTTCTGCAATAAAGGGTAACGTTAAAGAGATCAAGCTATACTTAGACCAAGAACACCCCTTGTTTATCCCCCTGTCTCTTTTTACTTGTGAATCACTGATATCGTTGCAGCTACAAACTTACCCTAGTATCCGCCTTCCTAAATATATCTCTTTTCCGAGACTCAAGTGCCTTGAAATTGCTGATTTTGTGTTCAGCGATAGATCGTGGAATGAAGAACTCTTTTCCAATTCTCCAGTCCTTGAAGAATTGATTCTGGACCACTGTAAATATCGTATAAGGAATTTCTGTATCTCAATTCCTACACTGAAGCTCTTGAGAATTGATAGGGACTTCACGctaaatgatttaaatgactgTGCTCTGAAAATTGATGCCCCAAGTCTTGTGACGTTCACCTACTCGGCTAATGTTGCAAAACAGTATGTCTTATCTAGCTTTCCAACACTGGTGGAAGCAGTCGTTTGCTTAGACTCTCCAAACAATCTTGCAGAGATAAGTAGGTTACTTCAAGCCCTTGCACATGTAAAGTGTCTAACTGTCAATGATCTAACCCTACAG GCTATCTGCTCTGCATACGACCTGTCAAACAATTTGCTGacattttgtaatgtcaaaatgtTGAAAATATCTGATATATTAACCACTGATCAAGGACTAATTGCTTTGCTCAAAGCAGTACCTACCCTGGAGTCACTTGAGTTTGTCGAG TAttttagtgatgaagaagaaaattccGAGGTTGATGAAGACGGCAATGACGATGCTGAAGGAGATGGGAATGATGACAATGAAGACGAAGGAGATGTCTCTGACACTGATAGTTGGCCGCTCGATATTGTGACTACTGGATGCTTATTTCCACACCTTGAATCAGTTTGCTTTCGCGAAATTGTTGGGAATCCAAGGGAGTTGAGGTGGGTGAAACTGATTTTGAGGAACGCTAAAGCTTGGGAAATGATGACTATTCGTTACTATAATACTGATCTACACTTTGTGAATGCGAAAAGTGAAAAAGAACTTATGGTAGAcataccaagttttccaagagCCTCAGCAG AGTCTATGACCTGGAAATCTACAGCAACAGGAACTTAA
- the LOC113338888 gene encoding uncharacterized protein LOC113338888: protein MADLNKEEEEPESRQVGGAEYSWCRAVPGGTGTTVLALLLSKPMDITILQKSLHKLQINHPILRAKLTSYQPNTYFFLIPSSPYVQIQSFDSTATSNLLQKLANSENNLSSFHRILEHELNLNVWSESVFGGSGSESEEVEDELDLFYGTLYTLEEKWVLVFRIHTSICDRTSAVTLLNEFLGLIGEDVVDMGIEDEVNLGIEDLIPSGKATKPFWARGANLVGYSLNAFRFSNLDFVDTVSMPRSSGVVRLQLTPDETERLLAGCQARGIKMSGAIAAAGMIAAYSLKELPDYQWEKYAVVTFVDCRKILDPPLESHHLGFYYSGVLNTHDVNGGAELWELASKCYVALTNSLEANKHFTDMADLNYLMCKAIDNPSLTPSSSLRTSFIAVFEDPVFNNSSDLHQKLGLEDYIGCASIHGVGPSIAVFDTIRNGALDCECVYPMPLHSREQVQKLIDKMKRVLIEGSY from the exons ATGGCGGAtctaaacaaagaagaagaagaaccagaatCAAGACAAGTAGGAGGAGCAGAATATAGTTGGTGTAGAGCTGTACCAGGAGGAACAGGTACTACAGTATTAGCTCTCCTTTTATCAAAACCTATGGACATAACAATTCTTCAGAAATCTCTTCATAAACTTCAAATTAATCATCCAATTCTTCGTGCTAAGCTCACTTCTTACCAACCTAATACGTACTTTTTCTTAATTCCTTCATCACCTTATGTTCAGATTCAATCTTTTGATTCTACAGCAACTTCTAACCTTCTTCAAAAATTAGCTAATTCTGAGAACAATTTATCATCGTTTCATCGGATTCTTGAACATGAATTGAATCTAAATGTATGGTCAGAATCAGTATTTGGAGGATCAGGATCAGAGTCTGAAGAGGTTGAGGATGAATTGGATTTGTTTTATGGTACATTGTATACACTAGAAGAGAAATGGGTTTTAGTGTTTCGTATTCATACTTCTATTTGTGATAGAACTTCTGCTGTGACGTTACTTAATGAGTTTCTGGGGTTAATTGGAGAGGATGTGGTTGATATGGGAATTGAGGATGAGGTTAATTTGGGAATTGAGGATCTTATACCTAGTGGTAAAGCTACTAAACCATTTTGGGCTCGTGGTGCTAATTTGGTTGGGTATTCATTGAATGCATTTAGGTTTTCTAATTTGGATTTTGTTGATACTGTTTCGATGCCGAGATCTTCTGGTGTTGTGAGGTTGCAGTTGACACCTGATGAAACGGAACGACTTCTTGCT GGATGCCAGGCAAGAGGAATTAAAATGAGTGGAGCCATCGCAGCTGCTGGAATGATAGCAGCATATTCATTGAAAGAGCTCCCTGATTATCAGTGGGAGAAGTATGCTGTTGTGACTTTTGTGGATTGTCGTAAAATTCTGGATCCACCTCTCGAAAGCCATCACCTTG GATTCTACTACTCTGGGGTTCTAAACACCCATGATGTGAACGGAGGAGCTGAACTGTGGGAACTAGCAAGTAAATGCTATGTGGCGTTAACAAATTCTCTGGAGGCAAATAAGCATTTTACAGACATGGCTGACCTTAACTACCTCATGTGTAAGGCAATTGACAACCCTAGCTTGACTCCATCTTCATCCTTGAGAACGTCATTCATTGCAGTCTTTGAGGATCCTGTGTTCAACAATTCTAGTGATTTACATCAAAAACTAGGTCTTGAAGATTACATAGGTTGCGCATCAATTCATGGTGTAGGCCCATCCATTGCTGTTTTTGATACCATTAGGAATGGAGCCCTTGATTGTGAATGTGTGTATCCAATGCCCCTTCATTCAAGGGAACAGGTACAAAAGCTGATTGATAAAATGAAGAGGGTTCTAATTGAGGGTAGTTATTAA